Proteins from a single region of Desulfolutivibrio sulfoxidireducens:
- a CDS encoding sensor histidine kinase produces the protein MPALLAEMDERTRLEREIVNVSEEERRRVSHDLHDGLCQQLAGARLRCAALERRPIVERDVATEVAEISLMLKDSVSQAHDLSRGLWPVEHGPGDTGPSLAELARRMDESSGVRIGYVENLACVPCRNEHLVQFYRIAQEAVANAVKHAKPGRITITLG, from the coding sequence ATGCCAGCCCTGCTGGCGGAAATGGACGAGCGCACCCGGCTGGAACGAGAGATCGTCAACGTCAGCGAGGAAGAGCGCCGCCGGGTGAGCCACGACCTGCACGACGGGCTGTGCCAGCAGTTGGCCGGGGCCCGGCTTCGCTGCGCGGCCCTTGAGCGCCGTCCCATCGTGGAGCGGGACGTGGCGACGGAAGTCGCGGAGATATCCCTGATGCTGAAGGACTCGGTCAGCCAGGCCCACGACCTCTCCCGGGGGCTTTGGCCGGTGGAGCACGGCCCGGGCGACACCGGGCCGTCCCTGGCCGAACTGGCGCGGCGCATGGACGAATCCAGCGGCGTGCGCATCGGATATGTCGAAAACCTGGCCTGTGTGCCGTGCCGCAACGAGCACCTCGTCCAGTTCTACCGCATCGCCCAGGAGGCGGTGGCCAACGCCGTGAAGCATGCCAAGCCCGGCCGGATCACCATCACCCTCGGCTGA
- a CDS encoding 7TM diverse intracellular signaling domain-containing protein, translating into MFFVGSLLIMTVYHFAIYFLKKRDVSSLYFGFGCIVLITAFMTLDSSDWLINLFVPNSDPAIISNIPIVAYAVLASVLYRFYRSIYQVEFIAFVQHVCDIKSIVFVFIILT; encoded by the coding sequence ATGTTTTTCGTCGGCAGCCTGCTGATCATGACGGTTTACCATTTCGCCATCTATTTCCTGAAGAAGAGGGATGTTTCCTCACTATATTTCGGCTTTGGCTGCATTGTGCTCATCACGGCGTTCATGACATTGGATTCTTCGGATTGGTTGATCAATTTGTTTGTTCCAAACTCCGACCCCGCCATCATCAGCAATATCCCTATTGTTGCGTATGCCGTTTTGGCGTCTGTCCTGTACAGGTTTTACAGATCAATTTACCAAGTGGAGTTTATAGCTTTTGTTCAGCATGTGTGCGACATAAAAAGCATCGTGTTCGTATTCATCATTCTGACGTAG
- a CDS encoding beta strand repeat-containing protein: MADFYGTEGDDTLTGGTGHDEIFGLAGNDSLSGDGGRDTIDGGSGTNTLVGGDGNDFLITIGSGDQIFGGAGDDIIETCTTTYTTLDLTGAVIDGGTGTDTLRNFEQDLIGATITDVETLDLGGNGRVTLTATQFAGFTTISACDRESPGTITAADAGTYDLSSKITIGAFSLYGSSGNDVLIGTASSQTLNGNAGNDSLSGGGGNDTLDGGTGNDTLDGGSGSDTVSYAWATSAVTVSTGRTTAQDTGGGGTDTLSSIENIIGGSGDDVLTGNSPANTLVGNAGNDTLDGGTGNDTLDGGSGSDTASYAWATAAVTVNIGTSTAQDTGAGGTDTLSLIENIIGGSGDDTLTGEPGANTLVGNAGNDSLSGGGGDDSLSGGTGNDSLSGGTDDDTLDGGTGNDTLVGGSGSDTASYAWSTAAVTVSTGTTTAQDTGAGGTDTFSSIENLIGGSGNDVLTGNSPDNILAGEAGDDSLSGGTGNDSLSGGTDDDTLDGGTGNDTLAGGSGSDTASYAWATAAVTASTGTTTAQDTGAGGTDTFSSIENLIGGSGNDVLTGNSPDNILAGNAGDDSLSGGTGNDSLSGGTDDDTLDGGTGNDTLAGGSGSDTASYAWATAAVTASTGTTTAQDTGAGGTDTFSSIENLIGGSGNDVLTGNSPDNILAGEAGDDSLSGGTGNDSLSGGTDDDTLDGGTGNDTLAGGSGSDTASYAWATAAVTASTGTTTAQDTGAGGTDTFSSIENLIGGSGNDVLTGNSPANILAGEAGDDSLSGGSGNDSLSGGTDDDTLDGGTGNDTLFGGSGSDTASYAWATAAVTASTGTTTAQDTGAGGTDTLSSIENIIGGSGNDVLTGNSPANALSGGAGNDSLSGGSGNDSLSGGTDDDTLDGGTGNDTLVGGSGSDTASYAWSTAGVTVSTGTTTAQDTGAGGTDTLSGIENVIGGGGDDVLTGNSPANTFAGGAGNDSLSGGSGNDSLDGGTDDDTLDGGTGNDTLFGGSGSDTASYAWATAAVTASTGTTTSQDTGAGGTDTFSSIENVIGGSGDDILTGNSPANTLVGNAGDDSLSGGIGNDSLDGGAGNDTLDGGTDNDTLSGGSGSDTVSYAWATTAVTVSTGTTTAQNTGGGGTDTLSGIENVIGGSGNDVLTGNSPANTFAGGTGNDTLTGGLGSDTLTGGTGNDVFVYTATTESPSGTGRDTITDFAAGDTIRLTAIDANTGLAGNQAFTYIGSSAFTGVAGQLTYSSGILSGDVNGDAVADFQIRLSNSATLTAGSFDL, translated from the coding sequence ATGGCTGACTTTTATGGAACAGAAGGAGATGATACCCTGACCGGAGGCACAGGGCACGACGAAATCTTTGGCTTAGCCGGCAACGACAGCCTGTCCGGCGACGGCGGGAGGGATACTATTGACGGCGGCTCGGGGACCAACACTCTGGTCGGGGGAGACGGCAACGACTTCCTGATAACTATTGGTTCGGGCGATCAGATTTTCGGCGGTGCCGGCGACGATATTATCGAGACTTGTACTACGACATATACTACTTTGGATTTGACAGGGGCCGTCATAGACGGCGGAACTGGAACAGATACTCTGAGAAACTTTGAGCAAGACTTGATCGGTGCGACCATCACGGACGTGGAGACGCTTGACCTCGGTGGGAACGGTCGTGTAACACTGACGGCGACGCAGTTTGCAGGATTTACGACGATTTCAGCATGTGATAGGGAGAGTCCGGGTACGATCACTGCCGCCGACGCCGGCACCTACGACCTGTCCTCGAAAATCACCATAGGCGCGTTCAGCCTGTATGGTTCATCTGGGAACGATGTCCTGATCGGAACCGCTTCTTCGCAGACACTCAACGGCAATGCCGGCAACGACAGCCTGTCCGGGGGCGGCGGCAACGACACCCTGGACGGAGGCACGGGCAACGACACCCTGGACGGCGGTTCCGGTTCGGATACGGTAAGCTACGCCTGGGCCACATCAGCCGTGACCGTGAGCACGGGCAGGACCACGGCCCAGGACACCGGCGGGGGCGGCACGGACACCTTGTCCTCCATCGAAAACATCATTGGTGGCAGCGGCGACGACGTCCTGACCGGCAATTCCCCGGCCAACACGCTTGTAGGCAACGCGGGCAACGACACCCTGGATGGCGGCACGGGCAACGACACCCTGGACGGCGGTTCCGGTTCGGATACGGCCAGCTACGCCTGGGCCACCGCCGCCGTGACCGTGAACATCGGCACATCCACAGCCCAGGACACCGGTGCCGGCGGCACGGACACCTTGTCACTCATCGAAAACATCATTGGCGGCAGCGGCGACGACACTCTGACCGGGGAGCCTGGGGCCAACACGCTTGTAGGCAACGCGGGCAACGACAGCCTGTCCGGGGGCGGCGGCGACGACAGCCTCTCCGGAGGAACCGGCAACGACAGCCTTTCCGGAGGAACCGACGACGACACGCTCGACGGGGGCACGGGCAACGACACCCTTGTCGGCGGGTCCGGTTCGGATACGGCAAGCTACGCCTGGTCCACCGCCGCCGTGACCGTGTCCACCGGCACGACCACGGCCCAGGACACCGGGGCTGGCGGCACGGACACCTTCTCCTCCATTGAAAACCTCATCGGCGGTAGCGGCAACGACGTCCTGACCGGGAATTCCCCGGACAACATCCTTGCGGGCGAGGCCGGCGACGACAGCCTTTCTGGAGGAACCGGCAACGACAGCCTTTCCGGAGGAACCGACGACGACACGCTCGACGGGGGCACGGGCAACGACACCCTGGCCGGCGGGTCCGGTTCGGATACGGCAAGCTACGCCTGGGCCACCGCCGCCGTGACCGCGAGCACCGGCACGACCACGGCCCAGGACACCGGGGCTGGCGGCACGGACACCTTCTCCTCCATTGAAAACCTCATCGGCGGTAGCGGCAACGACGTCCTGACCGGGAATTCCCCGGACAACATCCTTGCGGGCAACGCCGGCGACGACAGCCTTTCTGGAGGAACCGGCAACGACAGCCTTTCCGGAGGAACCGACGACGACACGCTCGACGGGGGCACGGGCAACGACACCCTGGCCGGTGGGTCCGGTTCGGATACGGCAAGCTACGCCTGGGCCACCGCCGCCGTGACCGCGAGCACCGGCACGACCACGGCCCAGGACACCGGGGCTGGCGGCACGGACACCTTCTCCTCCATTGAAAACCTCATCGGCGGTAGCGGCAACGACGTCCTGACCGGGAATTCCCCGGACAACATCCTTGCGGGCGAGGCCGGCGACGACAGCCTTTCTGGAGGAACCGGCAACGACAGCCTTTCCGGAGGAACCGACGACGACACGCTCGACGGGGGCACGGGCAACGACACCCTGGCCGGCGGGTCCGGTTCGGATACGGCAAGCTACGCCTGGGCCACCGCCGCCGTGACCGCGAGCACCGGCACGACCACGGCCCAGGACACCGGGGCTGGCGGCACGGACACCTTCTCCTCCATTGAAAACCTCATCGGCGGTAGCGGCAACGACGTCCTGACCGGCAATTCCCCGGCCAACATCCTTGCGGGCGAGGCCGGCGACGACAGCCTGTCCGGGGGCAGCGGCAACGACAGCCTTTCCGGAGGAACCGACGACGACACGCTCGATGGGGGCACGGGCAACGACACCCTTTTCGGCGGGTCCGGTTCGGATACGGCAAGCTACGCCTGGGCCACCGCCGCCGTGACCGCGAGCACCGGCACGACCACGGCCCAGGACACCGGGGCCGGCGGCACGGACACCTTGTCCTCCATCGAAAACATCATCGGCGGTAGCGGCAACGACGTCCTGACCGGCAATTCCCCGGCCAACGCCCTGTCGGGCGGAGCGGGCAACGACAGCCTGTCCGGGGGCAGCGGCAACGACAGCCTTTCCGGAGGAACCGACGACGACACGCTCGACGGGGGCACGGGCAACGACACCCTTGTCGGCGGGTCCGGTTCGGATACGGCAAGCTACGCCTGGTCCACGGCAGGCGTGACCGTGAGCACCGGCACGACCACGGCCCAGGACACCGGGGCCGGCGGCACGGACACCCTGTCCGGCATCGAAAATGTCATCGGGGGCGGCGGCGACGATGTCCTGACCGGGAATTCCCCGGCCAACACGTTCGCCGGCGGGGCGGGCAACGACAGTCTGTCCGGGGGCAGCGGCAACGACTCCCTGGACGGAGGAACCGACGACGACACGCTCGATGGGGGCACGGGCAACGACACCCTTTTCGGCGGGTCCGGTTCGGATACGGCAAGCTACGCCTGGGCCACCGCCGCCGTGACCGCGAGCACCGGCACGACCACGTCCCAGGACACCGGGGCTGGCGGCACGGACACCTTCTCCTCCATCGAAAATGTCATTGGCGGGTCCGGCGACGACATTCTGACCGGCAACTCCCCGGCCAACACGCTGGTGGGCAACGCCGGCGACGACAGCCTGTCCGGGGGCATCGGCAACGATTCCCTGGACGGCGGGGCCGGCAACGACACCCTGGACGGCGGCACGGACAACGACACCCTGTCCGGCGGCTCCGGGTCGGATACGGTAAGCTACGCCTGGGCCACCACCGCCGTGACCGTGAGCACCGGCACAACCACAGCCCAGAACACCGGGGGGGGCGGCACGGACACCCTGTCCGGCATCGAAAATGTCATTGGCGGCTCCGGCAACGACGTCCTGACCGGGAATTCCCCGGCCAACACGTTCGCCGGCGGCACGGGCAACGACACCCTGACCGGGGGCCTCGGCTCCGACACCCTGACCGGAGGCACCGGGAACGACGTGTTCGTGTACACCGCCACCACAGAGTCCCCCAGCGGGACCGGCCGGGACACCATCACGGACTTCGCCGCGGGAGACACGATCCGCCTGACCGCCATCGACGCCAACACGGGCCTTGCCGGAAACCAGGCCTTCACCTACATCGGTTCGTCGGCCTTCACGGGCGTGGCCGGGCAGTTGACCTATTCCAGCGGCATCCTCTCCGGCGACGTCAACGGCGATGCGGTCGCCGACTTCCAGATCCGTCTGTCCAACAGCGCGACCCTGACGGCGGGGTCGTTCGATCTGTAG
- a CDS encoding transposase, with protein sequence MPKSYTEMDLITFQGTFSTDAACRERLFNPQWHDGFRCPRCGSQEAYHIENLDLFQCVECRHQASLAAKLSNHPGPPHASGQMVLGNFPRQHG encoded by the coding sequence ATGCCAAAGTCCTACACCGAGATGGACCTCATCACCTTCCAAGGGACGTTCTCCACTGACGCGGCTTGCCGAGAGCGACTTTTTAATCCGCAGTGGCATGATGGCTTCCGATGCCCGAGGTGTGGCAGCCAAGAGGCGTACCACATTGAAAATCTCGATCTTTTTCAGTGTGTTGAGTGCAGGCATCAGGCGTCCCTCGCCGCAAAACTGTCCAACCATCCGGGTCCACCTCACGCCTCAGGTCAAATGGTTCTGGGCAATTTTCCTCGTCAGCACGGATAG